The following DNA comes from Arcobacter cloacae.
AACAGAAGCAAAAAATATACAATTAACATTAATTGACAAAAAACTAATATTAAATATAAAACAAAAAAAGTACAATAAAAATAATATCAATATTTTTATAGAACATTATAATAGTAAAATATTAGAGGAATTATTTGATAATCAAATAACAAAAATTGAAATAAAGAGTTAATATGCCAAAGCCAAAGTTTTTGATAGTATCAGAACAACAAAGTGTATTTAAACTTTATGAGCTACTTTTTAAAGACTATTTTAGTGATGTTAAAAATTTATTAATAGAAGATTATGATTTTATTGAAACTATTGATTTTAATCAGTTTAATATAGTTTTGATTGATTTAAGTGGAAAAAAATATATTTCAAGTTTGAACGAACTTACAAAAAAGAATACTAAAAATAGTAAAATAATTTTAGTTACTCCTTATGATTTAAACTATTTTTCTTTAACTTTAGATGATACACTCTTTTTTAATTTAGTTTTATCAAAACCTGTAGATGTTCAAAAATTAAAGAATTTTATAAAAAATGAGAGTGAAAAGTTAGAAAAAAGAAATATTCTTGAAAAAAAGAATAATATTTTGGCAAAAGTTGTTGATTTACATCCTGCAAAAATAGCGGTTTATGATATGAATGGAGTTTTATTTTATGCAAATAGTAATTATTTGGAATCTAATAATTTAACTTTACATCATATAGATAAACTAACTTTTGATGAGATAAGTCAATGTAATATTGGTTTTAAAAATATAAAAGAAAAACTTCAAATAACAAATAGTTTTATAAATCAAAGAGAAGAGAATAATCGTTGGTTTGAATCAACTTTCTATATTATTTCAAATGAGTTTATAATTCATAACTGCATAGATATAACTACTCAAAAACAAAAAGAGTTACAACTAGAACAATCAGCAATATTTTTTGAAAATAGTAATGAAGGGATAATTATTACTGATTCAAAAGGTAAAATTGTATCTATAAATAAATCTTTCTCAAAAATTACAGGATATAGAAAAGATGAAGTTATAGGAAAAAGTCCTTCTATTTTAAATTCTGGAATTCACGATAAGCAGTTTTATGAAGGTATGTGGGAGAGTTTGAAAAATAATTCAGCTTGGCAAGGTGAAATTTGGAATAAAAGAAAAAATGGAGAGATATATCCAGAGTGGTTAAGTATAGCAAAAGCTGTAAATCCAAAGTATAATGAAGAGTTTTATATAGCAATTTTCACAGATATTACCTCTTTAAAAGAAGCAGATAGAAAATTACATTTTTATGCAAATCACGATATCTTAACAAAATTAGCAAATAGAGTTCAGTTTGAATCACACTTAAAAAGCACTATTGAATCGTGTAAAAGAAGAAATTCAAAAATTGCTTTGTTTTTTGTAGATTTAGATAAGTTCAAAGATGTAAATGATACTTATGGGCATACAGTTGGTGATGAGATGTTAAAAACTGTTGCAAAAAGATTAGAACAAAGTATTAGAAAAGAGGATTTTA
Coding sequences within:
- a CDS encoding putative bifunctional diguanylate cyclase/phosphodiesterase; amino-acid sequence: MPKPKFLIVSEQQSVFKLYELLFKDYFSDVKNLLIEDYDFIETIDFNQFNIVLIDLSGKKYISSLNELTKKNTKNSKIILVTPYDLNYFSLTLDDTLFFNLVLSKPVDVQKLKNFIKNESEKLEKRNILEKKNNILAKVVDLHPAKIAVYDMNGVLFYANSNYLESNNLTLHHIDKLTFDEISQCNIGFKNIKEKLQITNSFINQREENNRWFESTFYIISNEFIIHNCIDITTQKQKELQLEQSAIFFENSNEGIIITDSKGKIVSINKSFSKITGYRKDEVIGKSPSILNSGIHDKQFYEGMWESLKNNSAWQGEIWNKRKNGEIYPEWLSIAKAVNPKYNEEFYIAIFTDITSLKEADRKLHFYANHDILTKLANRVQFESHLKSTIESCKRRNSKIALFFVDLDKFKDVNDTYGHTVGDEMLKTVAKRLEQSIRKEDFIARLGGDEFVLIIKDVKNDEDMLNLAHKINENIKEPIVITDKVFFMSLSIGISIFPDHGKDSEDLIKHSDAAMYEVKENGRNGYRLYNQNMTDKISLKVTVQNELKMAIAKDEFEMYYQAVVDVQTKKIVGAEALVRWNHKKRGILTPIHFIDFIDEGGMSVEFGELVFRKVLNDMQIINSKLKQQNFKISINISPEHFFKYTFVEDIESFCNDFSIDSKQIELEMLETNIMKNSEISQKKIALLNEKGFNIALDDFGTGYSSLSYLKNFKVNKLKIDQSFIRDFLEDNNDKAIVQAIINLANIFNLKVQAEGVETKEHEKLLETLKCSLAQGYFYNKPIPLIKFLDFVIKDKNEN